A single region of the Deltaproteobacteria bacterium genome encodes:
- a CDS encoding isoprenyl transferase produces the protein MKGKLESSIDEDKLPSHIAVIMDGNGRWAEKKNLDRISGHREGMKSVRSVVKAARDLGIGHITLYAFSAQNWKRPRAEVNALMELLKHYLLNECGKLVENGIRLKAIGRLWELPRDVHEVLTDTIEKTRACRDLTLTLALSYGGREEIVDAVKQIASSDKVNPENINQSNFSQFLSTVDLPEPDLLIRTSGEMRLSNFMLWQIAYTEIYVTKTLWPNFRKRHFIKAILNYQARERRFGLTGDQVKKREVI, from the coding sequence ATGAAGGGGAAGCTCGAATCATCCATCGATGAAGATAAACTCCCGTCACATATCGCCGTAATAATGGACGGCAACGGGAGGTGGGCGGAAAAAAAGAATCTCGACCGCATAAGCGGGCACAGAGAGGGCATGAAATCGGTGCGCTCGGTAGTAAAAGCGGCCAGGGATCTGGGTATCGGACATATTACACTCTATGCGTTTTCAGCCCAGAACTGGAAAAGGCCCCGCGCGGAAGTAAACGCTCTTATGGAGCTTCTGAAACATTACCTTCTAAACGAGTGCGGAAAGCTTGTTGAAAACGGGATAAGACTAAAAGCCATCGGAAGGCTATGGGAGCTTCCACGCGACGTGCACGAAGTGCTCACGGATACGATTGAAAAAACGCGGGCATGCCGGGATTTGACATTAACTCTCGCACTGAGCTACGGCGGGAGGGAAGAGATTGTGGACGCGGTCAAACAGATTGCATCGAGCGACAAAGTCAACCCTGAAAATATAAATCAGTCTAATTTCTCCCAATTTCTCTCTACTGTGGACTTACCCGAGCCTGATCTTCTTATCCGTACGAGCGGCGAAATGAGGCTCTCCAACTTTATGCTTTGGCAGATCGCCTATACGGAAATCTATGTCACAAAAACGCTCTGGCCCAACTTCAGGAAAAGGCATTTTATAAAAGCGATACTTAACTACCAGGCAAGAGAGAGGAGATTCGGTCTCACGGGAGACCAGGTAAAAAAAAGGGAAGTGATTTGA
- a CDS encoding 1-deoxy-D-xylulose-5-phosphate reductoisomerase, translated as MKNISVLGSTGSIGRQTLEVISRHPEKFNVLALSAGENIDTLGEQILKFKPEAVSVKEKKLADTLYRNLSNQKVEILYGEKGACDIAAWEGTEQVVSAMVGASGLMPTLSAIKAGKDVALANKETLVVAGEIITNAAQEKGVRLIPVDSEHSAIFQALECGGTKYVKRLIITASGGPFLDTPIEKLKNVTVEVALNHPTWKMGDKITIDSATLMNKGFEIIEAKWLFGFNPGQITVWIHPQSIIHSMVEYIDGSIISQMSEPDMKIPIAYALSYPERISINGDKVRPESFGELTFREVDYEKFPSIRMAFRALDEGGTLPAVMNGANEVAVRAFLSQEIGFTDIVKNVQKVMDLHKNQAADSLDSVLESDAWARETTLSLIRN; from the coding sequence TTGAAAAACATCTCCGTGCTCGGCTCCACAGGCTCCATAGGAAGACAAACCCTCGAAGTAATTTCCCGGCATCCCGAGAAATTTAACGTACTGGCGCTTTCAGCCGGAGAAAATATAGATACGCTCGGCGAACAGATTCTGAAATTCAAGCCCGAGGCGGTTTCAGTCAAAGAGAAAAAACTTGCCGACACTTTATATCGCAATCTGAGCAATCAAAAGGTGGAAATACTTTACGGTGAGAAGGGAGCCTGCGATATAGCGGCGTGGGAGGGGACGGAGCAGGTAGTCTCAGCCATGGTCGGGGCCTCAGGGCTTATGCCTACTTTATCGGCCATAAAAGCCGGGAAAGACGTAGCGCTCGCGAATAAAGAGACTCTGGTTGTCGCGGGGGAAATCATAACAAACGCGGCTCAGGAAAAAGGGGTGAGGTTAATTCCTGTCGACAGCGAGCACAGCGCCATCTTTCAGGCGCTCGAGTGCGGCGGAACCAAATATGTAAAAAGGCTTATAATTACCGCGTCGGGCGGGCCTTTCCTCGATACCCCCATAGAAAAATTAAAAAATGTTACGGTTGAAGTGGCCCTCAATCACCCCACATGGAAAATGGGGGACAAAATCACTATAGATTCGGCTACACTAATGAACAAGGGATTTGAGATCATAGAGGCCAAATGGCTCTTCGGATTTAACCCCGGGCAGATAACAGTATGGATACATCCGCAAAGTATAATACACTCTATGGTAGAATATATAGACGGTTCCATTATCTCGCAGATGAGCGAGCCGGACATGAAAATACCAATCGCGTATGCACTTTCATATCCGGAGAGAATCTCGATTAACGGGGATAAAGTAAGGCCGGAGAGCTTCGGGGAGCTTACCTTCCGTGAAGTCGATTACGAGAAATTCCCTTCGATCCGAATGGCATTCAGAGCGCTCGACGAAGGGGGTACGCTGCCTGCGGTAATGAACGGGGCTAACGAAGTGGCGGTTCGCGCCTTTCTATCCCAGGAAATCGGTTTCACCGATATAGTAAAAAATGTGCAAAAGGTAATGGACCTTCATAAGAACCAGGCGGCTGACTCACTCGACAGCGTGCTCGAAAGCGACGCCTGGGCAAGAGAAACGACCTTATCATTAATCAGAAACTAG
- the rseP gene encoding RIP metalloprotease RseP: MTAIIAFIFVIGILVFIHELGHFLLAKWSGVRVEKFSLGFGKKLFGFKRGETEYLVCALPLGGYVKMYGEGSEGNFIVDRVMPGSEAEKAGFRSGDRIVKIDGEELTSYPKWKQLEASLEKQPEKEYTFEIEREDKKIELNSRAANLEGTETYSEKEYPRGFSNQPILNRLLIVVAGPFMNFLLPFVFLPIVFMIGITVPAYLEKAPVIGYVRPDSAAAEAGFEKGDKILEIEGKEVSNWKDVNIQLQTNPDATLNIKVEQNGQTKTIPVKAEASPEGIVAIGFGEPIKAKVGSVLGGTPADKADLQRGDEILEIDGVSVTDWDQMASTIKENSGKEITLLIERQGNELTKNITPEESAETGKGAIGISPYQEEIVKKYGFFEAIINGITEAAKMIVEVVVLLFGFLYKLITGKIALGTAGKSLAGPILIAKVSGAAAESGIAQLLQFTCFISINLAVINLFPIPMLDGGHVVYLTIEGIKRKPLSPRSLEISQRIGLTILIFIMFLAIYNDISRVKGDIINSLGRLLDMFK, encoded by the coding sequence ATGACGGCAATAATTGCTTTTATTTTTGTTATAGGAATTCTGGTATTCATACACGAGCTCGGACACTTTCTCCTCGCTAAATGGAGCGGAGTAAGAGTGGAGAAGTTCTCTCTCGGCTTCGGCAAGAAGCTGTTCGGCTTCAAGCGCGGGGAAACGGAGTACCTCGTATGCGCGCTGCCTCTCGGCGGATACGTAAAAATGTACGGTGAAGGATCGGAGGGCAATTTTATTGTGGATAGGGTGATGCCCGGCTCGGAAGCTGAAAAAGCGGGATTCAGATCAGGAGACAGAATTGTTAAAATTGACGGAGAAGAGCTCACGTCCTACCCGAAGTGGAAACAGCTGGAAGCCAGCCTTGAAAAGCAGCCGGAGAAAGAATATACCTTCGAGATTGAAAGAGAGGACAAGAAAATCGAACTTAATTCCAGGGCTGCGAATCTCGAGGGCACTGAAACGTATTCCGAGAAGGAATACCCCAGGGGGTTCTCGAATCAACCCATACTTAACAGGCTGTTGATAGTGGTTGCGGGTCCTTTTATGAATTTCCTGCTCCCGTTCGTATTTCTGCCTATTGTTTTCATGATCGGTATTACGGTCCCGGCATATCTCGAAAAAGCCCCCGTTATCGGCTATGTCAGGCCGGACTCCGCGGCTGCCGAGGCCGGATTTGAAAAGGGTGATAAAATCCTTGAGATCGAGGGCAAAGAGGTTTCGAACTGGAAAGACGTGAACATACAGTTACAGACAAATCCCGACGCTACGCTGAACATCAAGGTAGAACAGAACGGTCAGACAAAGACAATTCCGGTAAAGGCGGAAGCCTCGCCCGAAGGAATAGTGGCCATAGGGTTCGGTGAGCCAATCAAGGCTAAAGTGGGATCGGTGCTCGGCGGGACCCCCGCAGACAAGGCAGACCTTCAGAGGGGCGATGAAATACTGGAGATAGACGGCGTAAGCGTAACGGATTGGGACCAAATGGCATCGACAATAAAAGAGAATTCCGGCAAAGAGATAACTCTCCTAATCGAGAGACAGGGAAATGAGCTTACAAAAAATATAACCCCCGAGGAATCAGCCGAAACGGGAAAGGGAGCCATCGGAATATCCCCCTATCAGGAGGAGATCGTAAAAAAATACGGGTTCTTCGAGGCGATAATAAATGGAATAACGGAAGCCGCGAAAATGATAGTGGAAGTCGTGGTACTGCTGTTCGGTTTCCTCTATAAACTCATCACAGGAAAAATCGCGCTGGGTACGGCGGGCAAGAGCCTTGCGGGCCCCATACTGATAGCCAAGGTATCGGGGGCGGCAGCGGAAAGCGGCATTGCGCAGCTTCTTCAGTTCACATGTTTTATCAGCATCAATCTGGCGGTTATCAATCTGTTTCCCATTCCGATGCTCGATGGCGGGCATGTGGTCTATCTCACAATTGAGGGTATCAAGAGAAAGCCCCTAAGCCCGAGGAGTCTCGAAATAAGTCAGCGGATAGGACTCACGATTCTCATCTTTATAATGTTTCTCGCAATCTACAACGACATATCCAGGGTCAAGGGGGATATCATAAACTCCCTCGGCCGGTTACTGGATATGTTCAAATAA
- a CDS encoding DUF58 domain-containing protein, with translation MSLLKLGKDNWARTSPTREGVTFIGLSLFVGFAAINTGNNLLYLTFGTMMSFVVASGIISMANLSRIEVNLLPPRDAFALTPAPLKFSLSNRKFLIPSYSLTVEIEGKKGYIPYLPTGTVKTATVRYLFRERGWNRIPEARLSTRFPFGFFKKWIKVDIGDDEILVFPKIDDAVAGAETREDRSGEREPEKTGFGDDLRSIKEYSEGDNPRLIHWKTTAKTGRLMVREMQGDDEMTGAVIEFTPDSDKNRLEHQISGIAALLVDLLGKGVRVEFIAPDRKFSPSQIGGSPRPVLTYLALFDR, from the coding sequence ATGAGTCTTCTTAAACTGGGTAAAGACAATTGGGCGAGAACCAGTCCGACGAGGGAAGGAGTGACCTTCATCGGCCTGAGCCTGTTCGTGGGTTTTGCGGCCATTAATACGGGTAACAATCTGCTCTACCTGACCTTCGGGACAATGATGAGCTTCGTCGTGGCTTCAGGAATAATCTCGATGGCAAACCTGTCGCGGATTGAGGTCAATCTGCTGCCCCCCCGAGACGCGTTCGCCTTAACGCCTGCCCCGCTAAAATTCTCGCTCAGTAACCGAAAATTCCTTATACCCTCCTATTCCCTGACAGTAGAGATAGAGGGGAAGAAGGGATATATACCCTATCTGCCGACCGGCACTGTAAAGACAGCGACTGTGAGATATCTTTTCAGAGAGAGGGGATGGAACAGGATTCCGGAAGCAAGACTTTCGACCAGATTCCCGTTCGGCTTTTTCAAAAAATGGATAAAAGTAGACATCGGAGACGACGAAATACTTGTATTCCCAAAGATTGACGATGCAGTCGCGGGGGCGGAAACGCGTGAGGACAGATCAGGCGAAAGGGAGCCGGAGAAAACAGGATTCGGGGACGACCTGAGGTCAATCAAAGAATACAGCGAAGGGGATAATCCGAGGCTCATTCACTGGAAAACGACCGCCAAAACCGGGAGGCTGATGGTGAGGGAGATGCAGGGCGACGACGAGATGACAGGGGCGGTAATTGAGTTTACCCCGGACAGTGACAAGAATAGACTGGAGCATCAGATTAGCGGGATTGCGGCCCTTCTTGTGGACCTTCTCGGAAAGGGGGTCCGGGTTGAATTCATCGCGCCCGACAGGAAATTTTCTCCGTCTCAAATCGGCGGTTCGCCCAGGCCCGTCCTCACCTATCTCGCGCTTTTTGACAGATAA
- a CDS encoding nuclear transport factor 2 family protein — translation MTESSDKEKVLEVNKRFYEALGSRDLQLMSTVFVHDERAGCTHPGWIMLQGWEAIRQSWENVFDPEDKLGIKLHNVTVDIYGDAACVTCIQELTYIRRDPVMMNVSVSTNIFEKTEDGWRMVIHHASPIPFKIQEEEIEEENIQ, via the coding sequence ATGACTGAAAGCTCCGACAAAGAAAAAGTACTCGAAGTTAACAAAAGGTTTTACGAGGCTCTGGGATCGAGAGACCTTCAGCTGATGAGCACAGTATTCGTCCATGACGAAAGGGCCGGATGCACTCATCCGGGCTGGATAATGCTTCAGGGCTGGGAAGCGATCAGACAGAGCTGGGAGAATGTATTTGATCCTGAAGACAAGCTCGGCATCAAACTCCACAATGTAACTGTAGACATATACGGCGACGCCGCGTGTGTCACATGTATTCAGGAACTGACCTATATAAGAAGGGACCCAGTTATGATGAACGTTTCCGTATCGACCAATATATTTGAAAAAACCGAAGACGGCTGGAGGATGGTGATTCACCACGCCTCGCCGATACCCTTTAAGATACAGGAAGAAGAGATAGAGGAAGAGAATATTCAGTAA
- a CDS encoding phosphoadenylyl-sulfate reductase: MRKLNLEFADKSAQDVLEWAVDNLHPGLALASSFQAQGVVAIDMLMKINREARVFTLDTGRLNQETYDVMDAIRNKYGTKIEVVFPDKNEVEEMVRERGVNLFYKGRDNRLLCCDIRKVRPLKRYLAGLDGWITSIRRDQTENRAGAMRFELDELHGGILKVNPLVDWTSEQIWDYIREYKVPYNKLHDMGYPSIGCEPCTRAVKPGEDPRAGRWWWENDSDKECGLHFNHEENS; encoded by the coding sequence GTGAGAAAACTCAACCTTGAGTTCGCGGACAAAAGCGCACAGGACGTGCTTGAGTGGGCTGTCGATAATTTGCACCCCGGCTTGGCTCTTGCGTCGAGCTTCCAGGCCCAGGGAGTCGTGGCTATCGACATGCTGATGAAGATTAACAGAGAAGCCAGGGTATTTACTCTCGATACCGGAAGGCTTAATCAAGAAACCTACGATGTTATGGACGCTATAAGGAATAAGTACGGAACGAAAATAGAGGTGGTTTTCCCCGATAAAAACGAGGTCGAGGAAATGGTGCGTGAGCGCGGGGTCAATTTGTTCTATAAGGGGAGAGACAACAGGCTCCTCTGCTGTGATATAAGGAAGGTAAGGCCGCTTAAACGCTATCTCGCGGGTCTCGACGGCTGGATTACGTCCATCAGGCGGGACCAGACTGAGAACAGGGCGGGGGCGATGAGATTCGAGCTTGACGAGCTTCACGGAGGGATACTAAAGGTAAATCCCCTGGTCGACTGGACGAGCGAGCAGATCTGGGACTATATACGTGAATATAAAGTTCCCTATAACAAGCTCCACGACATGGGTTATCCGAGCATCGGCTGCGAGCCGTGTACGCGAGCCGTAAAACCCGGAGAAGACCCGAGGGCAGGGCGCTGGTGGTGGGAAAACGACTCGGACAAGGAGTGCGGTCTTCACTTTAACCATGAAGAAAATTCATGA
- a CDS encoding anion permease, giving the protein MDLILPLSIVLSAFLALNIGANNSAASMATAYGAGVRTKREATVIIAIFALLGAVLAGAPVVKTLGNGLVPGEILSSHIGLVLIIFIIATFFVSWANIARVPVATTHAIVCAIVGVGLYSRSLNAEKFFEIVIWWVLTPLVALVLNYMIARFLYIRTLSFLTDHFSEGRINTILSVLITVSGIFIAFSAGANNSANAVGPLVGLGLMSPGIGAVMAGVAMGAGALLLGGRVLESVGKEITEICILRAISVEFIAAVLILVASFFGVPVSLAEIVTSGIIGFSIAQQGFTVTARNRHVVRIAFFWFVIPFVAVGMGYAMSSLYFRYDVAAIITKSFGY; this is encoded by the coding sequence TTGGATTTAATTCTTCCGTTATCTATTGTACTATCGGCTTTTCTCGCTCTGAACATCGGCGCAAACAATTCAGCCGCGTCGATGGCCACCGCCTATGGGGCGGGGGTAAGGACCAAGAGGGAAGCGACCGTAATCATAGCTATATTTGCGTTGCTGGGGGCTGTGCTGGCAGGCGCTCCGGTTGTAAAGACGCTTGGCAATGGACTCGTGCCGGGCGAGATACTTTCTTCCCATATAGGTCTCGTATTAATAATTTTCATAATTGCGACTTTTTTCGTGTCCTGGGCGAATATTGCCCGCGTTCCGGTGGCAACGACTCACGCGATTGTATGCGCTATAGTAGGCGTAGGTCTTTATTCAAGGTCCTTGAACGCTGAGAAGTTCTTCGAGATTGTCATTTGGTGGGTGTTGACCCCGCTTGTGGCTCTCGTATTAAATTACATGATAGCGAGATTTTTATACATCAGGACACTGAGTTTTTTAACCGATCATTTCTCCGAAGGGCGGATTAATACGATATTGTCTGTTTTAATTACCGTATCCGGTATTTTTATAGCCTTTTCCGCCGGGGCTAACAATTCGGCGAATGCTGTGGGACCTCTGGTCGGGCTTGGTCTCATGTCTCCGGGTATCGGTGCAGTTATGGCGGGCGTTGCGATGGGGGCCGGCGCGCTGCTGCTCGGGGGCAGGGTACTGGAGAGCGTAGGCAAGGAAATAACCGAAATCTGTATATTGAGGGCAATATCGGTTGAATTCATAGCCGCCGTATTGATTCTGGTAGCTTCTTTCTTCGGAGTGCCTGTCTCTTTAGCCGAGATAGTGACATCAGGTATAATAGGTTTTTCTATCGCGCAGCAGGGTTTCACGGTGACAGCGCGGAACAGGCACGTGGTTCGTATAGCTTTCTTCTGGTTTGTAATACCGTTTGTTGCAGTGGGAATGGGGTATGCGATGTCTTCGCTTTATTTCAGATACGACGTGGCGGCTATTATTACAAAGAGTTTCGGTTACTAA
- a CDS encoding sigma-54 dependent transcriptional regulator, giving the protein MKGKVAILTKDSDLIEEVGNVLGRKEILVCAEPDEVVEVKDIDVLLLDIDSSGISNLGKLRDKCFVIVITSEKGTRYLIESMTFGAFDCVFRPLESSNLAESVNRALGIKSEISGHLINFPGESVGSSVTCAIVGDSPMLQEVCKLIGQVGRVDVPVLITGESGTGKELVAESVWKVSTRWERPFVVLNCAAIPENLLEAELFGYEKGAFTGAVSSRTGKFEEADGGIIFLDEIGDMSLPLQAKVLRVLQSGTFHRLGSNKEISVDVRIITATNMDLDRMVQEGKFREDLFFRINVVRIHLPALKERKEDVPLLSECFTRRHSSQIGKGIRGVTSKFQNRLIEYDWPGNVRELENVIRKAIAFTKTPYLTSYDLELGNKRRSSGEEENTSLEQALRSSVRDLLNSSEDENIYGRIVREAEIILLQEALDASGWNRSQAARTLGINRLTLRRKLEEYGLGIKDPNNQAK; this is encoded by the coding sequence ATGAAAGGAAAAGTTGCAATACTTACAAAAGATTCCGACTTAATCGAGGAGGTCGGCAATGTACTCGGCAGAAAAGAGATTCTAGTCTGCGCCGAGCCGGACGAAGTAGTCGAAGTAAAAGATATAGACGTGTTACTGCTTGACATAGACAGCTCCGGTATAAGCAATCTCGGCAAGTTAAGAGATAAATGTTTCGTGATAGTTATCACCTCCGAAAAAGGGACGAGGTATTTGATAGAATCAATGACTTTCGGCGCGTTCGACTGCGTCTTCAGGCCGCTTGAGAGCTCGAACCTCGCCGAATCGGTAAACCGGGCTCTCGGAATAAAGTCCGAAATCAGCGGGCACCTTATAAATTTCCCCGGAGAATCCGTGGGAAGCAGCGTCACCTGCGCAATCGTCGGAGACTCGCCTATGCTTCAGGAGGTATGCAAGCTCATCGGACAGGTGGGACGTGTCGATGTCCCCGTCCTGATCACAGGCGAGAGCGGCACCGGCAAGGAGCTTGTAGCTGAATCTGTATGGAAGGTCAGCACCAGATGGGAGAGACCTTTCGTGGTGCTCAACTGCGCGGCAATCCCGGAGAATCTTCTCGAAGCCGAGCTGTTTGGGTACGAAAAGGGCGCGTTTACGGGCGCCGTTTCGTCTCGGACGGGGAAATTCGAGGAAGCGGACGGGGGTATTATCTTCCTCGACGAAATCGGGGATATGTCGCTGCCGCTTCAGGCAAAGGTCCTCAGGGTGCTGCAAAGCGGCACATTTCACAGGTTAGGCTCTAACAAGGAGATATCCGTCGATGTCCGAATAATCACCGCTACGAACATGGACCTCGACAGGATGGTTCAGGAGGGGAAATTCAGGGAGGACCTTTTTTTCCGTATCAACGTCGTGAGGATTCATCTCCCGGCGCTTAAGGAGAGAAAAGAGGACGTTCCGCTCCTGTCCGAGTGCTTTACGCGCAGGCACAGCAGTCAGATCGGGAAAGGGATAAGAGGGGTCACGAGCAAGTTTCAAAACAGGCTCATAGAGTACGATTGGCCCGGAAATGTAAGAGAGCTTGAAAACGTTATTAGAAAAGCGATTGCGTTCACAAAAACCCCTTATTTAACCTCCTACGATCTGGAATTGGGAAACAAGCGGCGCTCGAGTGGGGAAGAGGAAAACACATCCCTCGAGCAAGCGCTCAGAAGCTCCGTTAGAGATCTTCTTAACTCGAGCGAAGATGAGAATATATACGGCAGAATAGTCAGAGAGGCTGAAATTATTCTGTTGCAGGAGGCCCTCGATGCAAGCGGCTGGAATCGCTCGCAGGCGGCTAGAACGCTGGGTATCAACAGGCTGACATTGAGAAGGAAGCTCGAAGAATACGGCCTCGGCATAAAAGATCCGAATAATCAGGCGAAATAG
- the pyrE gene encoding orotate phosphoribosyltransferase codes for MTGDARERLNTILRQNSILRGKFTLASGKESDYYIDARLTTLHPEGVYLIGEILLGEIKKYSGINAVGGPTMGADPIVGSLLCASHLNDYPLRGFLVRKREKSHGTGKLIEGNLKSGDKAAIVEDVVTTGGSVLKAIDAVREMGAEVSKVMVIVDREEGADRKFSDMGIDFYSIFKISELL; via the coding sequence ATGACAGGGGACGCTAGGGAAAGATTAAATACAATCCTGAGACAGAACTCGATTCTTCGGGGAAAATTCACGCTCGCGTCGGGAAAAGAGAGCGATTACTACATAGATGCGAGGCTTACAACGCTCCATCCCGAAGGCGTATATCTGATCGGGGAAATTTTGCTCGGAGAGATTAAAAAGTATTCCGGGATAAACGCGGTTGGAGGCCCCACTATGGGGGCGGACCCGATTGTCGGGTCTTTACTCTGTGCCAGCCACCTTAATGATTATCCCCTGAGAGGGTTTCTCGTTCGCAAGCGGGAGAAGAGTCACGGAACGGGCAAGCTCATAGAGGGGAATCTGAAATCCGGAGACAAAGCGGCTATAGTCGAGGACGTGGTTACTACAGGGGGGTCCGTGCTTAAGGCCATAGACGCCGTGAGGGAAATGGGGGCAGAGGTTTCAAAGGTTATGGTAATAGTTGACAGAGAGGAAGGAGCGGACAGAAAGTTTTCGGATATGGGAATCGATTTTTACTCCATTTTCAAAATATCGGAGCTTCTATAG